A stretch of Nonomuraea africana DNA encodes these proteins:
- a CDS encoding non-ribosomal peptide synthetase, whose protein sequence is MTIHAAVTAQATRKPDAIAYVAGELRISYQEMDRRANRIAHTLLRGGVAPEEPVGVLLDRGEHLIPALLGVMKAGAAYVPLDPAYPPDRIRLIAADSGLKTVITLPGLDGMLETRPILAGTDDAAAPETDPGMAVSPDHLAYVIYTSGSTGRPKGVAVEHRSVLNQLDWIIETWRPEALTGMLAAASICFDPSVMEIFSPLLTGGTVILADNLLALPHLPARDEVTTLGGPPSVLAALLRSGPLPGRTRLVHSGAEAASAELIAAIHRNPQVERVFNLYGPTECTIQCLAHEIPRGATGVPPIGRPIAGALLSVRDGDGAEVAEGEIGELWVSGPVVARGYLNRPAEDRFVDHPGGGRTYRTGDLVRFDGEVYHFAGRADDQVKIRGHRVELGEIERVLAAHPRVTAAAVLALPDADGTRRLAGYAQAAGTDERALLDFLRERLPGYMVPDRLALLDRLPLSPNGKIDRQALGAVRAAAREATVAPRDDVERRLAAIVAEVLGVDAAQVGVDDRFPDLGGHSLAAARVVAMAAADLGTEVPLHEFLAAPTVAALAGRVRSGFAGRAPLVRHAGRDRYPLTDMQRQLWALRQIEPGTRATTIALRLRVHGAVSAGSFRAALDDIVGRHESLRGVIEQHDGEPVVRVRAAAPVRVDEHDLRELEPAAREAEILRLADRAATPFDLTADVPLLRAVLAWTGTAAAELIVVTDHLASDGWSSRILIDELAAGLAGLPVPDPALQLGDVALDEEQRRAAALDREGAHWREALADAAVPDDLLGAERPATHEGRRLRRPIDPALETGIRRLAARLGVTPAAVHLAALATVTGGLSARAETLIGLAAAERDRPGLDRVMGPLLGVLPIPLRFGDDPAFGDLVTAAGAAITGALAHQELVGSAVSGVLPRPLGAAPTPVVLSVQPEDVPAVLEVAPEPGGPAGHGAGGGGKVRIELVGELDCGGAMAELSVLVNTGADGPELLVEYATSRFAAADAERVADALFRTLERGLDDPCAPISALRLVSAEERKALLAVGTGADVHPPTTIVEAILAQDASRIAVEAAGSRLTYGELEELSARVATGLVAEGVTADEPVGVCLPRDHHLPAVLLGVLRAGGAYVPMDPDLPAGRLAAIAEDGGVRRVLALGEQAHEAVAPVGGVTVLDAATLMAVPRGEIPEADPEGLAYVIFTSGSTGRPKGIEIGHRGLAAFVAAIQADPGLGRDDAVLAVAPMVFDVSAFDLWATLTAGARVVMADTATAFDGHALVELCDSAGVTLALTTPSRMRLMMEAGWRGRQGMRLMVGGEPLDPALARELQTRVATLWNAYGPAEATVASSVHPVAGPVADSVPIGHPIPGERFYVVDPLGRLLPPGVPGELWLGGHGVARGYRGRPELSAAAFVPDPETGCPGHETGAVAAPARRYRSGDIVRWVPDSTGGLVLDFVGRRDGQVKVRGYRVELGEIDGVLREHPAVADAAVVATTGPDAHLIGHVVWRGEARTAELEEYAGDRLPGYMVPRRWAAHEALPRTVSGKLDRRALEGVEPAAAPHTAPEGPMQEFTAELWQEVLRVPLVGARDDFFALGGTSLLATRLTVRLREALACDLPVRLLFDHPVLADYAAAAERLAIAEMAGQETHS, encoded by the coding sequence GTGACCATTCATGCGGCGGTGACGGCCCAGGCGACGCGCAAACCCGACGCGATCGCCTACGTGGCCGGTGAACTGCGAATCTCCTATCAGGAGATGGATCGGCGCGCGAACCGGATCGCGCACACTCTGCTACGCGGCGGCGTGGCCCCCGAAGAGCCGGTCGGGGTGCTCCTGGACCGGGGCGAGCACCTGATCCCGGCACTGCTCGGTGTCATGAAGGCGGGAGCGGCCTACGTGCCGCTGGATCCCGCCTACCCTCCGGACCGGATCCGGCTCATCGCCGCCGACAGCGGCCTGAAGACAGTGATCACGCTTCCCGGGCTCGACGGAATGCTGGAGACCCGCCCGATCCTCGCGGGGACCGACGACGCGGCGGCTCCCGAGACCGACCCCGGCATGGCGGTGTCGCCGGACCACCTGGCCTACGTCATCTACACCTCGGGCTCGACCGGCCGGCCCAAGGGCGTGGCCGTCGAACACCGCAGCGTGCTGAACCAGTTGGACTGGATCATCGAGACGTGGCGGCCTGAGGCGCTGACCGGCATGCTGGCCGCCGCGTCGATCTGCTTCGACCCCTCGGTGATGGAGATCTTCTCGCCGTTGCTGACGGGCGGGACGGTCATCCTGGCCGACAACCTGCTCGCGCTGCCGCACCTGCCCGCGCGCGACGAGGTGACGACCCTCGGCGGCCCGCCCTCCGTGCTGGCCGCGCTGCTGCGCTCCGGGCCGCTGCCCGGCCGTACGCGCCTGGTGCACTCGGGCGCGGAGGCCGCGTCGGCCGAACTGATCGCGGCGATCCACCGGAATCCGCAGGTGGAGCGGGTCTTCAACCTGTACGGGCCGACCGAGTGCACGATCCAGTGCCTCGCGCACGAGATCCCGCGTGGGGCGACCGGCGTTCCGCCGATCGGCCGGCCCATCGCGGGCGCGCTGCTGAGCGTCAGGGACGGCGACGGCGCCGAGGTCGCCGAGGGAGAGATCGGCGAGCTGTGGGTGAGCGGTCCCGTGGTGGCGCGCGGCTACCTGAACCGGCCCGCCGAGGACCGGTTCGTCGACCACCCCGGGGGCGGGCGCACCTACCGGACCGGTGACCTGGTCAGGTTCGACGGCGAGGTCTACCACTTCGCCGGACGGGCCGACGACCAGGTCAAGATCCGCGGCCATCGGGTGGAGCTGGGCGAGATCGAGCGCGTCCTCGCCGCCCACCCCCGCGTGACGGCCGCCGCCGTCCTGGCACTGCCCGACGCGGACGGCACGCGGCGGCTCGCGGGCTACGCCCAGGCCGCCGGCACGGACGAGCGGGCGCTGCTGGACTTCCTGCGCGAGCGGCTGCCCGGGTACATGGTGCCGGACCGCCTGGCCCTGCTCGACCGCCTCCCGCTGAGCCCGAACGGCAAGATCGACCGACAGGCCCTCGGCGCTGTACGGGCCGCCGCGCGCGAGGCCACGGTGGCGCCCCGCGACGACGTCGAACGCCGGCTCGCCGCGATCGTGGCGGAGGTGCTGGGCGTCGACGCCGCGCAGGTTGGCGTGGACGACCGGTTCCCCGATCTCGGCGGGCACTCCCTCGCGGCGGCCCGCGTCGTGGCGATGGCGGCCGCCGATCTCGGGACCGAGGTTCCGCTGCACGAGTTCCTCGCCGCGCCCACGGTGGCGGCGCTGGCCGGGCGGGTGCGCTCCGGCTTCGCCGGGCGCGCTCCCCTGGTCAGGCACGCCGGCCGCGACCGCTACCCGCTCACCGACATGCAACGCCAGCTCTGGGCCCTGCGGCAGATCGAGCCGGGGACCCGCGCCACGACGATCGCCCTGCGGCTGCGCGTGCACGGCGCCGTGAGCGCCGGCAGCTTCAGGGCCGCTCTCGACGACATCGTCGGCCGCCACGAGTCGCTGCGCGGCGTGATCGAGCAGCACGACGGTGAGCCGGTGGTCCGCGTGCGCGCCGCCGCGCCGGTGCGCGTGGACGAGCACGACCTTCGCGAGCTGGAGCCGGCGGCGCGCGAGGCCGAGATCCTGCGCCTCGCCGACCGCGCGGCGACGCCGTTCGACCTGACCGCGGACGTGCCGCTGCTGCGCGCCGTCCTGGCCTGGACAGGTACGGCGGCGGCCGAGCTGATCGTCGTCACGGACCACCTCGCCTCCGACGGCTGGTCGTCGCGGATCCTGATCGACGAGCTCGCGGCCGGGCTCGCGGGCCTGCCGGTGCCCGATCCCGCCCTCCAGCTCGGGGACGTCGCGCTGGACGAGGAGCAGCGCAGGGCGGCGGCGCTGGACCGCGAGGGCGCCCACTGGCGGGAGGCGCTGGCCGACGCCGCCGTGCCCGACGACCTCCTGGGAGCGGAGCGGCCGGCGACGCACGAGGGGCGCAGGCTCAGGCGGCCGATCGACCCCGCGCTCGAAACGGGGATCAGGCGGCTCGCCGCCCGCCTCGGCGTCACCCCCGCGGCGGTTCATCTGGCCGCGCTCGCCACTGTCACGGGCGGCCTGTCCGCGCGCGCCGAGACGCTGATCGGCCTGGCCGCGGCCGAGCGGGACCGGCCCGGCCTCGACCGGGTCATGGGGCCGCTGCTCGGCGTGCTCCCGATCCCCTTGCGCTTCGGCGACGATCCGGCGTTCGGGGACCTGGTGACCGCGGCGGGCGCGGCGATCACCGGGGCACTCGCCCACCAGGAGCTGGTCGGGTCGGCGGTCTCCGGCGTGCTGCCCCGCCCGCTGGGGGCGGCGCCCACGCCGGTCGTGCTGTCGGTGCAGCCGGAGGACGTGCCCGCCGTCCTCGAGGTCGCGCCGGAACCCGGCGGGCCAGCCGGTCACGGGGCCGGCGGAGGCGGGAAGGTCAGGATCGAGCTGGTCGGCGAGCTGGACTGCGGCGGCGCGATGGCGGAGCTGTCCGTCCTGGTGAACACCGGGGCCGACGGGCCCGAGCTGCTGGTCGAGTACGCCACCTCGCGGTTCGCCGCGGCGGACGCGGAACGGGTCGCCGACGCGCTGTTCCGCACGCTCGAACGCGGCCTGGACGACCCGTGCGCGCCGATCTCGGCGCTGCGGCTGGTCTCGGCGGAGGAGCGGAAGGCGCTGCTCGCGGTGGGGACCGGCGCGGACGTCCACCCGCCCACCACGATCGTGGAGGCGATCCTCGCTCAGGACGCGAGCAGGATCGCGGTCGAGGCGGCGGGGAGCCGGCTGACCTACGGCGAGTTGGAGGAGCTCTCCGCCAGGGTCGCCACGGGACTCGTCGCCGAGGGCGTCACGGCGGACGAGCCGGTCGGGGTGTGCCTGCCCCGCGACCACCACCTGCCGGCCGTCCTGCTCGGCGTGCTGCGGGCGGGCGGCGCTTACGTGCCGATGGACCCCGACCTGCCGGCCGGACGGCTGGCGGCGATCGCCGAGGACGGCGGCGTACGGCGGGTGCTCGCGCTCGGCGAGCAGGCGCACGAGGCGGTCGCGCCGGTCGGCGGCGTGACGGTCCTCGACGCCGCGACGCTGATGGCGGTGCCCCGCGGCGAGATCCCGGAGGCGGACCCCGAGGGACTGGCCTATGTGATCTTCACGTCGGGCTCGACAGGGCGTCCCAAGGGCATCGAGATCGGCCATCGCGGGCTGGCCGCGTTCGTCGCCGCCATCCAGGCCGATCCGGGCCTGGGCAGGGACGACGCCGTGCTCGCCGTCGCCCCGATGGTGTTCGACGTCTCCGCGTTCGACCTGTGGGCCACGCTGACCGCCGGGGCGCGCGTGGTCATGGCCGACACCGCGACGGCCTTCGACGGCCACGCCCTCGTCGAGCTCTGCGACTCGGCGGGCGTCACACTGGCGCTCACCACGCCGAGCCGGATGCGGCTCATGATGGAGGCGGGCTGGCGGGGCCGTCAGGGGATGCGGCTCATGGTCGGCGGCGAGCCGCTCGATCCCGCGCTGGCGCGCGAGCTCCAGACCCGGGTCGCGACGCTCTGGAACGCGTACGGCCCGGCCGAGGCGACCGTGGCCTCCAGCGTCCATCCGGTGGCAGGGCCGGTCGCGGACAGCGTGCCCATCGGGCACCCGATCCCCGGCGAGCGCTTCTACGTCGTCGATCCGCTCGGCCGGCTGCTCCCGCCCGGCGTGCCCGGCGAGCTGTGGCTGGGCGGCCACGGCGTGGCGCGGGGGTATCGAGGGCGTCCCGAGCTGTCCGCCGCCGCGTTCGTCCCCGACCCCGAGACCGGGTGCCCCGGCCACGAGACCGGCGCCGTCGCGGCTCCGGCGCGGCGCTACCGCTCCGGCGACATCGTGCGCTGGGTCCCTGACAGCACGGGCGGGCTGGTGCTCGACTTCGTCGGCCGCAGGGACGGCCAGGTGAAGGTGCGCGGCTACCGCGTCGAGCTCGGCGAGATCGACGGCGTGCTGCGCGAGCACCCCGCCGTCGCCGACGCCGCGGTCGTCGCCACGACCGGTCCCGACGCCCATCTGATCGGGCACGTCGTCTGGCGGGGCGAGGCGCGGACCGCCGAGCTGGAGGAGTACGCCGGCGACCGGCTGCCCGGCTACATGGTGCCGCGCCGATGGGCCGCGCACGAGGCGCTCCCCCGCACGGTGAGCGGCAAGCTCGACCGGCGGGCCCTGGAGGGCGTCGAGCCGGCGGCCGCGCCGCACACCGCGCCGGAAGGCCCCATGCAGGAGTTCACGGCCGAGCTCTGGCAGGAGGTGCTGCGGGTCCCGCTGGTCGGCGCGCGTGACGACTTCTTCGCGCTCGGCGGCACGTCACTGCTGGCCACCCGGCTGACGGTCCGATTGCGCGAGGCGCTCGCCTGCGACCTGCCCGTGCGCCTGCTGTTCGACCATCCCGTACTCGCCGACTACGCCGCCGCGGCGGAACGACTGGCCATCGCCGAGATGGCCGGGCAGGAGACTCACTCATGA
- a CDS encoding carbon starvation CstA family protein, translated as MKARSIIIWSVVAAVGAAGWGVLALSRGENVNAVWLLAAALGSYAIAYRFYARFILHRVLGADSRRATPAERLNNAIDYHPTDRRILFGHHFAAIAGAGPLVGPVLAAQMGYLPGTIWIVAGVIFAGAVQDMVILFFSMRRNGKSLGQMAREEIGPVGGAAALVAVFAIMIILLAVLALVVVGALAQSPWGVFSIAMTIPIALFMGFYLRTIRPGRVVETTLIGVGLLVLAIVAGGWVQESSWAATFTLSPSALALWLIAYGFCAAVLPVWMLLAPRDYLSTFMKIGTIVLLAIGVAITLPSLQNTAFTEFAFTGKGPVFAGSLFPFVFIIIACGALSGFHSLIASGTTPKMIQKETQVRMIGYGAMLMESFVAVMAITAACLLSPGLYFAMNSPAGVVGTTVESAAQAVSNMGFVITPEELRAAAQAVQEETLIARTGGAPTLAVGISQIFSGFLGGAALQAFWYHFAIMFEALFILTTVDAGTRVGRFMLQDTLGNLWKPIGRVSWWPGLTAVSAVVVGAWGYFLYQGVNDPLGGINQLFPLFGIANQLLAAVALTVATTLLIKSGRLKWAWVTAIPLAWDAAVTLTASYQKVFSSDPTLGFFAQRNRFQAALDQGQILAPAKTMDAMRQIVVNSTVDGILAALFAILIIIVILDAVRIWLKAITAKQPLPDTEAPFEESKLLAPAGLIATREERRQMATADGG; from the coding sequence GTGAAAGCCCGCTCCATCATCATCTGGTCGGTGGTCGCCGCCGTCGGCGCCGCGGGGTGGGGCGTGCTCGCCCTGTCCAGAGGCGAGAACGTCAACGCGGTCTGGCTGCTGGCCGCGGCGCTCGGTTCCTACGCCATCGCCTACCGCTTCTACGCCCGGTTCATCCTGCACAGGGTGCTGGGCGCGGACAGCCGCAGGGCCACGCCCGCCGAGCGGCTCAACAACGCCATCGACTACCACCCGACGGACCGCCGGATCCTGTTCGGCCACCACTTCGCCGCCATCGCCGGAGCCGGGCCGCTGGTGGGACCGGTGCTGGCGGCCCAGATGGGCTACCTGCCCGGCACCATCTGGATCGTCGCCGGCGTGATCTTCGCCGGGGCCGTCCAGGACATGGTGATCCTGTTCTTCTCCATGCGGCGGAACGGCAAGAGCCTGGGGCAGATGGCGCGCGAGGAGATCGGCCCGGTGGGCGGCGCGGCGGCGCTCGTCGCCGTCTTCGCCATCATGATCATCCTGCTGGCCGTGCTGGCGCTGGTCGTGGTGGGCGCTCTGGCCCAATCTCCCTGGGGCGTCTTCTCCATCGCGATGACCATCCCGATCGCCCTGTTCATGGGGTTCTACCTGCGCACGATCCGGCCTGGCCGGGTGGTGGAGACCACCCTGATCGGCGTCGGGCTGCTGGTCCTGGCGATCGTGGCCGGCGGCTGGGTCCAGGAGTCGAGCTGGGCGGCCACCTTCACGCTGAGCCCGTCGGCGCTGGCGCTCTGGCTGATCGCCTACGGCTTCTGCGCCGCCGTGCTGCCCGTGTGGATGCTGCTCGCGCCCCGCGACTACCTGTCGACGTTCATGAAGATCGGCACGATCGTGCTGCTCGCCATCGGCGTGGCCATCACCCTGCCCTCGCTGCAGAACACCGCGTTCACCGAGTTCGCCTTCACCGGCAAGGGGCCGGTCTTCGCGGGCTCGCTGTTCCCGTTCGTCTTCATCATCATCGCCTGCGGAGCGCTGTCCGGATTCCACTCGCTGATCGCCTCGGGCACCACGCCCAAGATGATCCAGAAGGAGACCCAGGTCCGGATGATCGGCTACGGCGCCATGCTCATGGAGTCGTTCGTCGCCGTCATGGCCATCACCGCGGCCTGCCTGCTGAGCCCCGGGCTGTACTTCGCGATGAACTCTCCGGCGGGGGTCGTCGGCACCACGGTCGAGTCCGCCGCGCAGGCCGTCAGTAACATGGGCTTCGTCATCACGCCCGAGGAGTTGCGGGCGGCGGCGCAGGCCGTACAGGAGGAGACGCTGATCGCGCGGACCGGGGGCGCGCCGACGCTCGCCGTCGGCATCTCGCAGATCTTCTCCGGCTTCCTCGGGGGCGCCGCGCTGCAGGCGTTCTGGTACCACTTCGCGATCATGTTCGAGGCGCTCTTCATCCTCACCACGGTGGACGCCGGGACCAGGGTGGGCCGCTTCATGCTCCAGGACACGCTGGGCAACCTGTGGAAGCCGATCGGCAGGGTGAGCTGGTGGCCGGGTCTGACGGCGGTCAGCGCGGTGGTCGTCGGCGCCTGGGGATACTTCCTCTACCAGGGTGTCAACGACCCGCTCGGCGGCATCAACCAGCTCTTCCCGCTCTTCGGCATCGCCAACCAGCTGCTCGCCGCCGTGGCGCTCACCGTCGCCACCACGCTGCTGATCAAGAGCGGGCGGCTCAAGTGGGCGTGGGTGACCGCGATACCGCTCGCCTGGGACGCCGCGGTCACGCTGACCGCGAGCTATCAGAAGGTCTTCTCCAGCGATCCGACGCTCGGCTTCTTCGCGCAGCGCAACCGCTTCCAGGCGGCGCTGGATCAGGGCCAGATCCTGGCTCCGGCCAAGACCATGGACGCGATGCGGCAGATCGTGGTCAACTCCACCGTCGACGGGATCCTCGCCGCGCTGTTCGCCATTCTGATCATCATCGTGATCCTGGACGCCGTCCGGATATGGCTGAAGGCGATCACGGCCAAGCAGCCGCTGCCGGACACCGAGGCTCCGTTCGAGGAGTCGAAGCTCCTCGCGCCTGCCGGGCTCATCGCCACCCGCGAGGAACGCCGTCAGATGGCCACGGCGGACGGCGGGTGA
- a CDS encoding SRPBCC family protein yields MIIGIDTAAAVIVRRHITVAAPLRRVWDLHTDVSSWPSWQSDITAASADGPLVPGAVFHWTTFGMDIASTVHAVEAPHRILWGGPAHGIDGIHQWTFAEEDGVVHVHTEESWDGEPVRADVEGMRAALEGSLTAWLDRLKKAAESA; encoded by the coding sequence GTGATCATCGGAATCGACACCGCCGCGGCCGTCATCGTCCGCCGCCACATCACCGTCGCCGCCCCCTTGCGGCGGGTCTGGGACCTGCACACCGACGTCTCCTCCTGGCCCTCCTGGCAGAGTGACATCACCGCCGCGAGCGCCGATGGTCCGCTGGTTCCCGGCGCGGTCTTCCACTGGACCACCTTCGGCATGGACATCGCCTCGACCGTCCACGCCGTCGAAGCGCCGCACCGCATCCTCTGGGGCGGCCCCGCGCACGGCATCGACGGCATCCACCAGTGGACGTTCGCCGAGGAGGACGGCGTGGTGCACGTGCACACCGAGGAGTCCTGGGACGGCGAGCCGGTCCGCGCCGACGTCGAAGGCATGCGGGCCGCCCTCGAGGGCTCGCTGACCGCCTGGCTCGACCGCCTGAAGAAGGCGGCGGAGAGCGCCTGA
- a CDS encoding carotenoid oxygenase family protein, with the protein MTELAKPYLTGHFTPVADEITARELTVHGTLPPELNGRYFRNGHNPKPGITPSHWFRGEGMIHGVRLSDGRAEWYRNRWVRTPFLDGVPFTGTELEVSAAATNIVFHGGRYLALQEANLPWEVSAELDTIGPYDFGGKLTSAMTAHPKEDPVTGELHFFSYSPFPPYLTYHVAAPSGDIIRSEVVDGSGPSLMHDFAITDRHAVFLNSPVVFDHSEHSGIPYRWHDDVPFRIGVLPRTGPARVTWFEVEQGALLHVTNSYVDQQGRVVLEGPRYDRASWENSWKWWVGAPGYGTSPDAGSTFHRWILDPATGKATDEPLDGLATEFPSINDAHTGLANRYSYAIAFPGAGLSGYHTIKFDTATGRQQLLSHGEHRMPGEAVFVPALGGTAEDDGYLLTIVSDLKADASQLLVLDATNIENDPIATVELPRRVPAGIHGHWIEDPK; encoded by the coding sequence ATGACCGAACTGGCGAAGCCGTACCTCACCGGCCATTTCACCCCAGTCGCCGACGAGATCACCGCCCGCGAGCTGACCGTGCACGGCACGCTGCCGCCGGAGCTGAACGGCCGCTACTTCCGCAACGGCCACAACCCCAAGCCGGGCATCACACCCAGCCACTGGTTCAGGGGCGAGGGCATGATCCACGGCGTGCGCCTGAGCGACGGCCGCGCCGAGTGGTACCGCAACCGCTGGGTGCGCACCCCGTTCCTGGACGGCGTGCCCTTCACCGGGACCGAGCTGGAGGTCAGCGCGGCGGCCACCAACATCGTCTTCCACGGCGGCCGCTACCTGGCGCTGCAGGAGGCGAACCTGCCCTGGGAGGTCAGCGCCGAGCTCGACACCATCGGCCCCTACGACTTCGGCGGCAAGCTCACCAGCGCGATGACCGCCCACCCCAAGGAGGACCCGGTCACCGGCGAGCTGCACTTCTTCAGCTACAGCCCGTTCCCGCCCTACCTGACCTACCACGTCGCCGCACCCTCGGGGGACATCATCCGCTCGGAGGTCGTCGACGGCTCGGGCCCGTCGCTCATGCACGACTTCGCCATCACCGACCGGCACGCGGTCTTCCTCAACTCACCGGTGGTCTTCGATCACTCCGAGCACTCGGGCATTCCCTACCGCTGGCACGACGACGTGCCGTTCCGGATCGGTGTGCTTCCGCGCACCGGCCCCGCCCGCGTGACCTGGTTCGAGGTGGAGCAGGGCGCGCTCCTGCACGTCACCAACTCCTACGTCGACCAGCAGGGGCGCGTCGTCCTGGAGGGTCCCCGCTACGACCGGGCCTCCTGGGAGAACTCCTGGAAGTGGTGGGTCGGCGCCCCCGGCTACGGCACCAGCCCCGACGCCGGATCGACCTTCCACCGCTGGATCCTGGACCCGGCCACCGGCAAGGCCACCGACGAGCCCCTGGACGGCCTGGCCACCGAGTTCCCCTCGATCAACGACGCCCACACCGGCCTGGCCAACCGCTACAGCTACGCCATCGCCTTCCCCGGGGCGGGCCTGTCCGGCTACCACACCATCAAGTTCGACACCGCCACCGGCCGTCAGCAGCTGCTGTCCCACGGCGAGCACCGCATGCCAGGCGAGGCCGTGTTCGTCCCCGCTCTCGGCGGGACGGCGGAGGACGACGGCTACCTGCTCACCATCGTCAGCGACCTCAAGGCCGACGCCTCCCAACTGCTCGTGCTCGACGCCACGAACATCGAGAACGACCCCATCGCCACCGTCGAACTCCCCCGCAGGGTGCCCGCCGGCATCCACGGCCACTGGATCGAGGACCCCAAGTGA
- a CDS encoding MFS transporter, whose product MSSVPLARTAWTPLAVLATAQFLVVLSTSIVNVALSEIRTGLGLTPAGLTWVVNAYVLAFGALLLLGGRSGDVYGLRRVFLAGTALFALSSLAAGLAGTASVLIAARAVQGVGAALLAPTALALVLTLFPSGKGRGAALGVWGAVSGAGGAAGVLLGGLLTGLYGWRAVFFVLVPFALAVLVAAWVMVTADRPRGGRIDVPGAVTVTAGLVALTYGLSGSWPAVVAGLVLLGLFVVFQRRSPDPLVPGRLLSTGSVARANVLMALLGAVWLGLFYFLPLYQQRVLGYTPMAAGLTQLPLALMITVSSWATGRLSGRAVLPGGLLALAAGLAWLSRTPADGAFLVDLLGPSLLIGAGLGVAFVRLTALASAGVPAADSGLAGGLVNATRQVGGAVGLSFLTLLNGYGAAFLACAALTLLIALLSIRKGSF is encoded by the coding sequence ATGAGCAGCGTCCCCCTCGCCAGGACCGCCTGGACACCGCTGGCGGTCCTGGCCACGGCCCAGTTCCTCGTCGTGCTGAGCACCTCGATCGTGAACGTCGCGCTGTCGGAGATCCGCACCGGTCTCGGGCTCACCCCCGCCGGACTGACCTGGGTGGTCAACGCCTACGTGCTGGCCTTCGGCGCGCTGCTCCTGCTCGGCGGACGCTCCGGCGACGTGTACGGCCTGCGCCGCGTCTTCCTGGCCGGCACCGCCCTGTTCGCGCTCTCCTCCCTGGCCGCCGGGCTCGCGGGCACCGCAAGCGTGCTGATCGCGGCCAGAGCCGTCCAGGGGGTGGGCGCCGCGCTGCTGGCGCCGACCGCGCTGGCCCTGGTACTGACCCTGTTCCCGAGCGGAAAGGGGCGCGGCGCCGCGCTCGGGGTGTGGGGCGCGGTCTCCGGCGCGGGCGGGGCGGCGGGCGTGCTGCTCGGCGGCCTGCTCACCGGCCTGTACGGCTGGCGGGCGGTGTTCTTCGTCCTGGTTCCCTTCGCGCTCGCCGTCCTGGTGGCCGCCTGGGTGATGGTCACCGCCGACCGGCCGCGCGGGGGCCGCATCGATGTCCCGGGGGCGGTGACGGTGACGGCCGGGCTGGTCGCGCTCACCTACGGGCTCTCCGGCTCCTGGCCCGCCGTGGTCGCGGGGCTGGTGCTGCTCGGCCTGTTCGTGGTATTCCAGCGCCGCTCCCCCGACCCGCTGGTGCCGGGACGGCTCCTCTCCACCGGTTCGGTGGCGAGGGCCAACGTCCTCATGGCGCTGCTCGGCGCGGTCTGGCTCGGGTTGTTCTACTTCCTGCCGCTCTACCAGCAACGCGTCCTCGGTTACACACCCATGGCGGCGGGCCTGACCCAGCTGCCGCTCGCTCTCATGATCACTGTCTCGTCGTGGGCCACCGGGAGGCTGTCCGGCCGGGCCGTCCTGCCAGGGGGCCTGCTCGCGCTGGCCGCAGGACTGGCCTGGCTGTCGCGGACGCCGGCCGACGGCGCCTTCCTCGTCGACCTGCTCGGGCCGTCGCTGCTGATCGGCGCCGGGCTGGGTGTGGCCTTCGTCCGGCTCACCGCGCTGGCGTCCGCCGGGGTGCCGGCCGCCGACAGCGGGCTGGCCGGGGGCCTGGTCAACGCCACCCGGCAGGTCGGCGGAGCCGTCGGCCTGTCCTTCCTGACCCTCCTCAACGGGTACGGCGCAGCCTTCCTCGCCTGCGCCGCGCTCACCCTGCTGATCGCCCTCCTCTCCATTCGAAAGGGATCGTTCTGA